AGCCGGACCGTCCGCGTGGGCGGGCGTGTCCTCACGCCCGCCACTCCTGGGGCCACCGGCTTTGCGGGCGTGGGGACACGCCCGCCCACGCGACCCCTCGGTGGCATCACGCGGGTTGCCTTGCGGCTCTGGAGAGCCGCGCTCCATTTGCCCCTTCGTCTCCCGCAGCGCCTTCAGCGATACCTTCGGGTCGAAGTACCGTGGCCAGTCCTTCTTGCCCGAGGGCTTGAGGCGCTCGGCGGCGAGGTGCAGCTTCGCCAGCATGGCGCCGGCCTCGCAGGTCTCGCCCGGATGCTCGGGCTCGGCCGGCACGCCCTCGATGAACTCGAAGAGCTCGTAGATGTGCCCCTCATGCTCGACCCAACGGCTGCCGGAGGGACTGCGGACGATCCTGGGCACCGGCAGCCCGGCCTTCGCAAGGCCATGGATGACGGCATGGTCATACGCCAGTTGGCCCGGATCGGCATAGCGGGGGTTGCGCCGGCGCAGGATGTACTGCCCGCGAGCGCCCACGATGACGAGGCTGGCGTTGGCGGTCCCGCCGGCCGGGCGCATGAAGATGGGCTTGAGG
The sequence above is a segment of the bacterium genome. Coding sequences within it:
- a CDS encoding phosphotransferase gives rise to the protein MAHTNTHLSDREARAVLATWRLKPIFMRPAGGTANASLVIVGARGQYILRRRNPRYADPGQLAYDHAVIHGLAKAGLPVPRIVRSPSGSRWVEHEGHIYELFEFIEGVPAEPEHPGETCEAGAMLAKLHLAAERLKPSGKKDWPRYFDPKVSLKALRETKGQMERGSPEPQGNPRDATEGSRGRACPHARKAGGPRSGGREDTPAHADGPA